The Actinomycetota bacterium genome includes a region encoding these proteins:
- a CDS encoding Crp/Fnr family transcriptional regulator → MEEKKNGSSRVNIFWKIPMFEFLEAEELDRLYSLCTTETFPKGEYIFLECDPPRKLYVVVKGEVKLLKQTEDGREMIVEMAYPGEIFGEEAIFDGQPYPMTAQALDDVEVLSISRSDFFAFLRDNPDLALEIITELGTRLREAQNTIRALAMERVEWRIARVLLMLSRKAGTAGKDGVSIDLPLTRQDIADMAATTVETAIRVLSNFKKLGLVDTDKGRIVLRDRKKLEDMVSEGCSQG, encoded by the coding sequence ATGGAAGAGAAGAAGAACGGGTCCTCCAGGGTAAACATCTTCTGGAAAATCCCCATGTTCGAGTTCCTGGAGGCGGAGGAGCTGGACCGCCTTTACTCGCTCTGCACCACCGAGACCTTCCCCAAGGGCGAGTACATCTTCCTCGAATGCGACCCCCCACGCAAGCTCTACGTGGTGGTCAAGGGCGAGGTGAAGCTGCTCAAGCAGACCGAGGACGGCAGGGAGATGATCGTCGAGATGGCCTACCCGGGGGAGATCTTCGGGGAGGAGGCCATCTTCGACGGGCAGCCCTACCCCATGACGGCGCAGGCGCTGGACGACGTGGAGGTGCTGAGCATCTCCCGCAGCGACTTCTTCGCCTTCCTGCGCGACAACCCCGACCTCGCCCTGGAGATCATCACGGAGCTCGGGACGCGCCTGCGGGAGGCGCAGAACACCATCCGCGCCCTGGCCATGGAAAGGGTGGAGTGGCGCATCGCGCGCGTGCTGCTCATGCTGTCGCGCAAGGCGGGGACGGCGGGAAAGGACGGGGTGAGCATAGACCTGCCCCTCACCCGCCAGGACATCGCGGACATGGCCGCCACCACGGTGGAGACCGCCATCAGGGTGCTCTCCAACTTCAAGAAACTGGGCCTTGTGGACACGGACAAGGGCCGGATCGTCCTCCGGGACAGGAAGAAGCTGGAGGACATGGTGAGCGAGGGCTGCTCCCAGGGTTGA
- a CDS encoding glutaredoxin family protein, whose amino-acid sequence MTEVRLYSTPTCPYCRMAKDFLEKEGVPFTVVDVSQDEKAAREMVDRSGQMGVPVMEVENTIIVGFDRGAYRKALSDAGLLSPGS is encoded by the coding sequence ATGACGGAGGTCAGACTGTATTCCACCCCCACCTGCCCGTACTGCCGCATGGCCAAGGATTTCCTGGAGAAGGAGGGAGTGCCCTTCACCGTGGTGGATGTCTCGCAGGACGAGAAGGCCGCCAGGGAGATGGTGGACAGGAGCGGGCAGATGGGCGTGCCCGTCATGGAGGTGGAGAACACCATCATCGTGGGCTTCGACCGCGGCGCCTACCGCAAGGCGCTGTCCGACGCCGGGCTCCTATCCCCGGGGTCGTAG
- a CDS encoding vitamin B12-dependent ribonucleotide reductase has product MEMIRKRDGAVVPFETEKIAAAIRKALAAVGEGDPSQAEALAGEVVARLERRYAGDVPTVEEVQDLVEETLIEKGLPRTAKSYILYRERRAEIRRTKDFLGVKDELKLTVNAVNVLKKRYLLKDERGQVVETPDQMFRRVARAVAAAESLYDPQADTVAWEEEFYRLMVSLEFLPNSPTLMNAGTEVGQLSACFVLPVEDSIPGIFDAVKNMALVHKSGGGTGFSFSRLRPKGDVVQSTMGIASGPVSFMRIFDVTTEIIRQGGRRRGANMGILRCDHPDILDFITAKDQEGFLSNFNLSVGISDDFMEALEKDEVYFLRNPRSGAVTGTLHARDVFNLIVTQAWRTGDPGLIFLDTINRSNPTPHLGEIESTNPCGEQPLLPWESCNLGSINLKAMVRDGRLDRERLRHAIHTAVRFLDDVIDVNRWPLPETEKVTRGNRKIGLGVMGFADALLMMGIPYNSEEGLQAAKDIASFLEEESHLASSRLAAERGNFPNYAGSVWEKRGVPMRNATTVTIAPTGTISIIAGCSSGIEPIFAIAFVRNVIEGTQLMEVNPVFESVARERGFYGNDLMMDIARSGTLQHLDGVPEDVKRVFVTAFDIAPSWHVRMQAAFQEHCDNAVSKTVNFPSDASIDDIEEAYLLAYRLGCKGITVYRYGSKREQVLYLGSDSMVRLLERPEYTTAESEYAGGCPTPLCFF; this is encoded by the coding sequence ATGGAGATGATACGCAAGCGGGACGGCGCGGTGGTCCCCTTCGAGACGGAGAAGATCGCGGCCGCCATCCGCAAGGCGCTAGCGGCGGTGGGCGAGGGTGACCCCTCGCAGGCCGAGGCCCTCGCCGGGGAGGTCGTCGCCAGGCTGGAGCGGCGCTACGCGGGGGACGTCCCCACGGTGGAGGAGGTCCAGGACCTGGTGGAGGAGACCCTCATCGAGAAGGGACTTCCCCGCACCGCCAAGTCCTACATACTCTACCGGGAACGGCGCGCTGAGATACGCCGCACCAAGGATTTCCTTGGCGTCAAGGACGAGCTGAAGCTCACCGTCAACGCCGTCAACGTGCTCAAGAAACGCTACCTCCTCAAGGACGAGAGGGGCCAGGTGGTGGAGACCCCCGACCAGATGTTCCGCCGCGTGGCACGGGCGGTGGCGGCGGCCGAGTCCCTCTACGACCCGCAGGCCGACACCGTCGCCTGGGAGGAGGAGTTCTACCGCCTCATGGTCTCCCTGGAATTTCTTCCCAACTCGCCCACCCTCATGAACGCGGGCACCGAGGTGGGGCAGCTCTCCGCATGCTTCGTCCTCCCCGTGGAGGACTCCATCCCCGGCATCTTCGACGCGGTCAAGAACATGGCCCTGGTGCACAAGTCGGGAGGCGGGACGGGGTTCTCCTTCTCCCGCCTGCGCCCCAAGGGCGACGTGGTGCAGTCCACCATGGGCATCGCCTCGGGTCCCGTCTCCTTCATGCGCATCTTCGACGTCACCACGGAGATCATCCGCCAGGGAGGGCGGCGGCGGGGCGCGAACATGGGCATCCTGCGCTGCGATCACCCGGACATCCTGGACTTCATCACCGCCAAGGACCAGGAGGGCTTCCTCTCCAACTTCAACCTCTCCGTGGGCATCAGCGACGACTTCATGGAGGCCCTGGAGAAGGACGAGGTCTATTTCCTCCGCAACCCGCGCAGCGGGGCGGTGACCGGCACCCTGCACGCCCGCGACGTCTTTAACCTCATCGTCACCCAGGCCTGGCGCACCGGCGATCCCGGGCTGATCTTCCTGGACACCATCAACCGCTCCAACCCCACCCCTCACCTGGGGGAGATAGAATCCACCAATCCCTGCGGGGAGCAGCCCCTGCTGCCCTGGGAGAGCTGCAACCTGGGCTCCATCAACCTCAAGGCCATGGTGCGCGATGGAAGGTTGGACCGGGAGAGGCTCCGCCACGCCATCCACACCGCCGTGCGCTTCCTGGACGACGTCATCGACGTCAACCGCTGGCCTCTCCCGGAGACGGAGAAGGTGACCAGGGGCAACCGCAAGATAGGCCTGGGGGTCATGGGCTTCGCCGACGCCCTGCTCATGATGGGCATCCCCTACAATTCGGAGGAGGGGCTGCAGGCGGCGAAGGATATCGCCTCCTTCCTAGAGGAGGAATCCCACCTGGCCAGCTCGCGGCTGGCGGCGGAGCGGGGCAACTTCCCCAACTACGCGGGGTCGGTGTGGGAGAAGCGTGGCGTGCCCATGCGCAACGCCACCACGGTGACCATCGCCCCGACCGGCACCATCAGCATCATCGCCGGCTGCTCCTCGGGCATCGAGCCCATCTTCGCCATCGCCTTCGTGAGAAACGTCATCGAGGGCACCCAGCTCATGGAGGTCAACCCCGTCTTCGAGTCCGTGGCGCGGGAGAGGGGCTTCTACGGAAACGACCTCATGATGGACATCGCGCGCAGCGGGACCCTGCAGCACCTGGATGGCGTACCCGAGGACGTGAAGCGCGTCTTCGTCACCGCCTTCGACATCGCGCCCTCGTGGCACGTGCGCATGCAGGCGGCCTTCCAGGAGCACTGCGACAACGCGGTGTCCAAGACCGTCAACTTCCCCTCCGACGCCTCCATAGACGACATAGAGGAGGCCTACCTCCTTGCCTACCGCCTTGGATGCAAGGGGATAACCGTCTACCGCTACGGGAGCAAGCGCGAGCAGGTCCTCTACCTGGGAAGCGACTCCATGGTGAGGCTCCTGGAGAGGCCCGAGTACACCACCGCGGAGTCGGAGTACGCCGGCGGCTGCCCTACGCCCCTCTGTTTCTTCTGA
- a CDS encoding response regulator transcription factor: MAEKTILIADDDPNIRRLIAELMASEGYRVLTAEDGEEAMRICEEEHPDLIILDIIMPKVDGMEVCRRLRDETAAPIIFLTAKDDITDLVSGLAIGGDDYITKPFKGAELIARVKAALRRADMVRDSTDKEEYVSIGGLEIDRRRREVSLDDRPVELTQTEFDLLWLLASHRGTVFSRKDIVKALWGYDDPGISRAIDTHIARLRKKIERDSSNPEFIKTVTGVGYKFF, encoded by the coding sequence ATGGCGGAGAAGACGATACTCATCGCCGATGACGACCCCAACATCCGCCGCCTCATCGCGGAGCTCATGGCGTCGGAGGGCTACAGGGTGCTCACCGCCGAGGACGGCGAGGAGGCCATGCGCATCTGCGAGGAGGAGCATCCCGACCTCATCATCCTGGACATCATCATGCCCAAGGTGGACGGCATGGAGGTCTGCCGGCGCCTGCGCGACGAGACCGCGGCCCCCATCATCTTCCTGACCGCCAAGGACGACATAACCGACTTGGTGAGCGGGCTGGCCATCGGGGGCGACGACTACATCACCAAGCCCTTCAAGGGGGCGGAGCTCATCGCCCGCGTCAAGGCGGCGTTGCGCCGGGCGGACATGGTGCGCGACTCCACGGATAAGGAGGAATACGTCTCCATCGGCGGGCTGGAGATAGACCGCAGGAGGCGCGAGGTGTCCCTGGACGACCGGCCGGTCGAGCTGACCCAGACGGAATTCGACCTCCTGTGGCTCCTGGCCAGCCACCGCGGCACCGTCTTCTCGCGCAAGGACATCGTGAAGGCGCTGTGGGGCTACGATGACCCGGGCATCTCGCGGGCCATCGACACCCACATCGCGCGGCTGCGCAAGAAGATCGAGCGCGACTCATCCAACCCGGAGTTCATCAAGACGGTCACGGGCGTCGGCTACAAGTTCTTCTGA
- a CDS encoding zinc ribbon domain-containing protein, which translates to MSETDIMAFTFILLGALGTLGFYYVYWSAMRRSLQGSGELLEKGDRHEFTVAVRILLGKRLSGNPLYASLPPANDRELYEYFRKWSQGLGKSFWKAFLLSLAVQFAAGIVTISLFVVFSYDTGKPPLAKSLLHQSLFLLACIVSVVAIILLLTLRMNGRMATLRAVDERFRELMNTDQEMPARITPEERHYQECRLHTISSTPFLLTNEDIRATPPSLCEASMLLKSGVAILIGIFIFMLIIALGLAATELLHLSDASFGIFFMLGVVAILVTWTALLIYWEVKRQRKSGRKPGLRSVKAEIAGYPDPLFPRFEDFSSVRNPYPARHEEITCPQCGARISGSNRFCIRCGVMLPRS; encoded by the coding sequence ATGAGCGAAACGGACATCATGGCTTTCACGTTTATCTTGCTCGGCGCCCTTGGCACGTTGGGCTTTTACTACGTCTACTGGTCCGCGATGCGGAGATCCCTGCAGGGTAGCGGTGAACTCCTGGAAAAAGGGGATCGTCACGAGTTCACGGTCGCGGTGAGGATATTGTTAGGCAAGAGGCTCTCCGGGAACCCCTTATATGCTTCCCTTCCCCCGGCCAACGACCGTGAGCTATACGAGTACTTCCGCAAGTGGTCACAGGGGTTGGGAAAGAGCTTCTGGAAGGCTTTCCTGCTCTCCCTTGCCGTTCAGTTCGCAGCGGGGATCGTCACCATCTCCCTCTTTGTCGTTTTTTCCTACGACACCGGGAAACCGCCCCTTGCAAAATCCCTCTTACACCAGTCCCTTTTCCTGCTCGCCTGCATTGTTTCGGTGGTCGCGATAATCCTTCTCCTTACCCTACGCATGAACGGAAGAATGGCCACCCTACGGGCCGTCGACGAGCGATTCCGCGAGCTTATGAACACGGACCAAGAGATGCCGGCACGGATAACTCCGGAGGAGCGGCATTACCAGGAATGCAGGCTGCACACCATCTCCTCCACGCCTTTCCTGCTCACCAACGAGGACATACGGGCAACGCCCCCTTCCTTGTGCGAAGCAAGCATGTTGTTGAAGAGCGGCGTCGCCATCCTTATCGGTATATTCATCTTCATGCTTATAATCGCGCTAGGTCTCGCTGCGACGGAGTTGCTGCACCTAAGCGACGCGAGTTTCGGCATCTTCTTCATGCTTGGCGTAGTAGCCATTCTCGTCACGTGGACCGCTCTGCTTATCTACTGGGAAGTAAAGAGGCAGCGAAAGTCGGGGAGGAAACCGGGGCTCCGCTCGGTAAAAGCGGAGATAGCGGGCTATCCAGATCCTCTCTTCCCCCGCTTCGAGGATTTCTCCTCCGTGAGGAACCCCTATCCTGCAAGACACGAGGAGATAACCTGCCCGCAATGTGGAGCGCGTATCTCAGGAAGCAACAGATTCTGCATCCGTTGTGGGGTCATGCTGCCGCGATCCTGA
- a CDS encoding DNA-3-methyladenine glycosylase 2 family protein, with translation MRITCVAPYDFRLSWRMFTAFSGSCASSYGALAAWWEEKPTLLNLQQTSEDPPVVEVIAHPLPRKSRLFLDHMRRILHADLYLDPFYRAAEKEPRLREVTADLRGLKPVRPPDIFQMMVIALSEQQVSMTAALATRERIISSFGTAIGRLTAFPRPETLAAADVRELRSCGLSLRKAESLRELARLFASGEVDPEAWKDMEDRELVELLTSLQGVGQWTAEYVLLRGLGRLDVVPASDLGVRRAVGAYLAGGGVPSEAEVREILRPLSPWRGLAAFYLLAHQRRSQMGLDQAQ, from the coding sequence GTGAGAATAACCTGCGTGGCTCCCTATGATTTCCGCCTCTCATGGAGGATGTTCACCGCTTTCTCCGGCTCCTGCGCGTCCTCCTACGGTGCCCTTGCCGCCTGGTGGGAGGAGAAACCCACCCTCCTTAACCTGCAGCAGACCAGCGAAGACCCTCCCGTGGTGGAGGTCATAGCTCACCCCCTTCCGCGCAAAAGCAGGCTGTTCTTGGATCACATGCGTCGGATCCTGCACGCGGACCTGTACCTGGATCCTTTCTACCGGGCCGCGGAGAAAGAACCGAGGCTGCGGGAAGTGACCGCCGACCTCAGGGGCCTGAAACCCGTGCGTCCCCCCGATATATTCCAGATGATGGTGATCGCCCTCAGCGAACAGCAGGTGTCCATGACCGCCGCGCTGGCCACGCGCGAGCGCATCATCTCCTCCTTCGGAACCGCGATAGGGCGCCTGACCGCCTTCCCGCGGCCCGAGACCCTGGCCGCGGCGGACGTACGGGAGCTGCGATCCTGCGGCCTCTCCCTGCGCAAGGCGGAATCCCTGCGCGAGCTGGCGCGCCTCTTTGCCAGCGGAGAAGTAGATCCCGAGGCCTGGAAAGACATGGAAGACAGGGAACTGGTGGAACTGCTCACCTCCCTGCAGGGCGTGGGCCAGTGGACGGCGGAATACGTTCTCCTGCGCGGCCTGGGAAGGCTGGACGTGGTTCCCGCCTCCGACCTCGGGGTGCGCAGGGCGGTGGGGGCATACCTGGCCGGAGGCGGCGTCCCCTCCGAAGCCGAGGTGCGCGAGATCCTGCGACCCTTGTCTCCCTGGCGCGGCCTGGCCGCCTTCTACCTCCTCGCGCATCAGCGCAGGAGCCAGATGGGGCTGGACCAGGCGCAGTGA
- a CDS encoding DUF3604 domain-containing protein gives MESGLRKSLRRAGRAAAALACAAAGVLAWGVVDFLRDPGSFRCGRKPGPSTETAPGTAEVTPSTVRAGVSPVTVTLRFRCGPGGISEDGGIKVALCRLLDFGSRGRRTAFLYGHGWGAVQNLFPRLPNYYSCSLRTSGGARLEVAPHGYFPLRAGLRFLGREFLRRCGMKLEALDIAYLYLEERKIRIRVRGGRLREGDEILVTVGDRGRGSRGWRCPPHPSRVELAVEVDERGTGNYRLIAESPSLRAVGGKAVALQPVLSSFDGEGRGRLVLRAVDGRGDLDPAFAGRARLLVPAGMEAPEEAVFREEDRGVVVVHCRATAPGTYRVRAEAGDIAGESNPACFPGFGEGLRLFWGDLHAHTALCDGTLEPREYYRLARDAEALDFAAVTMHDTMEAFEPSGREEEWELVRELQREFDQPGRFVALLGYEWSHHGFGHRGVFFAPGEREPRPYGWPDPRSDDPWKLERCLAGHDALVIPHHTAWRRIFLLPLNWAKFVRMRVPPAYTWWDAANPQQRLVEIYSMHGASESYEGPFPVTHGDPRGWFPTRLRDDRVPAGYGNYFQEALAAGLRLGVIAGSDRHDYAVDERIHPVDVYPRGLAAVWAEELSYEGIWRALWNRRTYGTSGARILLEFFADGHPMGSEYVSPAPPRLRGRVAGTAPLRAVELMRCEGGRWSVAWSARGGREVAFDLVDGEPAGRSCGGAAAEAAGERIYYLRVEQEDGHCAWSSPIWLLR, from the coding sequence ATGGAGTCTGGATTGAGGAAATCGCTGAGAAGGGCGGGGAGAGCGGCGGCGGCGCTGGCGTGCGCCGCGGCCGGCGTGCTGGCCTGGGGGGTCGTGGATTTCCTGCGCGACCCCGGGTCCTTCCGGTGCGGGCGCAAGCCCGGGCCGTCCACGGAGACGGCCCCGGGCACGGCGGAGGTCACGCCCTCCACGGTGCGGGCGGGAGTAAGCCCGGTCACGGTCACCCTGCGCTTCCGCTGCGGGCCGGGCGGCATAAGCGAGGACGGCGGGATCAAGGTGGCGCTGTGCAGGCTACTTGATTTCGGCTCCCGCGGAAGGCGAACGGCTTTCCTGTACGGGCACGGATGGGGTGCGGTGCAGAACCTTTTCCCCCGCCTGCCGAATTATTACAGCTGTTCCCTGCGCACAAGCGGCGGCGCCCGCCTGGAAGTGGCTCCCCATGGGTATTTCCCCCTGCGGGCCGGCCTCCGCTTCCTGGGCCGTGAGTTCCTGCGCCGCTGCGGCATGAAGCTGGAGGCCCTGGACATCGCCTACCTGTACCTGGAGGAGCGCAAGATACGCATAAGGGTTAGAGGCGGTCGCCTGCGGGAAGGGGACGAGATCCTCGTGACCGTGGGCGATCGCGGACGCGGGAGCAGGGGCTGGAGATGCCCGCCCCACCCCTCGCGCGTGGAGCTGGCGGTGGAGGTGGATGAAAGGGGGACGGGGAACTACCGCCTCATCGCCGAGAGCCCGTCGCTGCGGGCGGTGGGAGGAAAGGCGGTGGCCCTGCAGCCGGTGCTCTCCTCTTTTGACGGGGAGGGGAGGGGGCGGCTGGTGCTGCGCGCCGTGGACGGCAGGGGCGACCTCGACCCTGCCTTCGCGGGAAGGGCGCGCCTGCTCGTGCCGGCGGGGATGGAGGCGCCGGAGGAGGCGGTCTTCCGCGAGGAGGACCGGGGCGTGGTGGTCGTCCATTGCAGGGCGACCGCTCCCGGCACGTACCGGGTGCGGGCCGAGGCGGGGGATATCGCGGGGGAGAGCAACCCCGCGTGTTTCCCCGGTTTCGGGGAAGGCCTGCGCCTCTTCTGGGGAGACCTGCACGCGCATACCGCCCTCTGTGACGGCACCCTGGAGCCGCGGGAGTACTACCGCCTGGCCCGGGACGCGGAAGCCCTGGACTTCGCGGCCGTCACCATGCACGACACCATGGAGGCCTTCGAGCCCTCGGGGCGGGAGGAGGAGTGGGAGCTGGTGCGGGAGCTGCAGCGGGAGTTCGACCAGCCGGGGCGCTTCGTGGCGCTGCTCGGCTACGAGTGGTCACACCACGGGTTCGGGCACCGCGGCGTCTTCTTCGCTCCCGGCGAGCGGGAGCCGCGTCCCTACGGGTGGCCGGACCCGCGCAGCGATGACCCGTGGAAGCTGGAACGCTGCCTGGCCGGGCACGATGCCCTGGTCATACCCCACCACACCGCCTGGCGGCGCATCTTCCTCCTCCCCTTAAACTGGGCCAAGTTCGTGAGGATGAGGGTGCCTCCCGCCTATACCTGGTGGGACGCCGCCAATCCGCAGCAGAGACTGGTGGAGATCTACAGCATGCACGGCGCCTCCGAGAGCTACGAGGGTCCCTTCCCCGTCACCCACGGCGATCCGCGCGGATGGTTCCCGACCCGCCTGCGCGACGACCGCGTTCCCGCGGGATATGGTAATTATTTCCAGGAAGCCCTGGCTGCCGGCCTGCGCCTGGGGGTGATCGCCGGCAGCGACCGTCACGATTACGCCGTGGACGAACGCATCCACCCGGTCGACGTATATCCCCGGGGACTCGCCGCCGTGTGGGCGGAGGAGCTGAGCTACGAGGGGATATGGAGGGCGCTGTGGAACCGGCGCACCTACGGGACATCTGGGGCGCGCATCCTCCTGGAGTTCTTCGCCGACGGGCATCCCATGGGGTCGGAATACGTATCCCCCGCGCCGCCCAGGCTGCGCGGACGCGTGGCGGGGACGGCGCCGCTGCGCGCGGTGGAGCTCATGCGCTGCGAGGGGGGCAGGTGGTCGGTAGCCTGGTCCGCGCGCGGGGGAAGGGAGGTCGCGTTCGATCTCGTGGACGGGGAGCCGGCGGGGAGGTCGTGCGGCGGGGCGGCCGCGGAGGCGGCGGGAGAGAGGATCTATTACCTGCGGGTGGAGCAGGAGGACGGTCACTGCGCCTGGTCCAGCCCCATCTGGCTCCTGCGCTGA
- a CDS encoding DUF2284 domain-containing protein, which yields MMERYVNMATGMGALHALLIGVSDIVFDPRTYLKCAWGCPEFGQLKCSPDLIKPWEAEPLLRRYDKALLIHTHVKEQANEIAWEVERAAFLDGHYWAFALYDCHGCETCEAVSRRECAHPEKARPGEDFLGIDVYATVRRFGLPIEVLTHREQRQNRYAFVFLE from the coding sequence GTGATGGAAAGATATGTGAATATGGCCACGGGCATGGGAGCGCTGCATGCCCTGCTCATCGGCGTGTCGGACATCGTCTTCGACCCGCGCACCTACCTGAAGTGCGCCTGGGGGTGTCCCGAGTTCGGCCAGCTGAAATGCTCCCCCGACCTCATCAAGCCGTGGGAAGCCGAGCCGCTCCTGCGCCGCTACGACAAGGCGCTTCTCATCCACACGCACGTCAAGGAACAGGCCAACGAGATCGCCTGGGAGGTGGAACGCGCCGCCTTCCTCGACGGCCATTACTGGGCCTTCGCCCTCTACGACTGCCACGGATGCGAGACCTGCGAGGCCGTGTCGCGGCGGGAATGCGCCCACCCCGAGAAGGCGCGCCCGGGAGAGGATTTCCTGGGCATCGACGTCTATGCCACGGTGCGCCGCTTCGGCTTACCCATAGAGGTCCTCACCCACAGGGAACAGAGGCAGAACCGATATGCCTTCGTGTTCCTGGAGTAA
- a CDS encoding DNA polymerase IV yields the protein MTQYVTRGLLRAADRGRREGEGRCVLHLDMDAYFASVEQRDAPLYRGRPLVVCHTSSDFCSHGVVATASYEARRWGIKAGMSVWEARNRCPHAFFVHADIPKYLDNARRLRRICERLSHRVEVFSIDELFVDLTPLLRRYPPGGRRWEEALRVGGRLKEEIRRELGLTASVGIGPNKLVAKMASEFRKPDGLTLVLPEQLPDILAPLPVDRLVGVGARMRRHLRAMGIETVGDLARAPREVLQWKFGVVGSLLWEAAHGRDSGPVMRGGEGEEMRSFGHSLSLRGGTRDLEYLENTLLGLCDAVTRRMRREGYLGRTVSLRLRVGYALGYARARTLPGYTDLPSPVYEAARDLLRREASCGLWTEPVTTVGVSVSQLRRREEGRQVTIWDIMDGREERLTAALDAIRDRYGEGAVTRASLLGDFALSGMNLAR from the coding sequence ATGACGCAGTACGTCACGCGCGGCCTGCTGCGGGCGGCCGACCGGGGGCGGAGGGAAGGGGAGGGGCGCTGCGTCCTCCACCTGGACATGGACGCCTATTTCGCCTCCGTGGAGCAGAGGGACGCGCCCCTTTACCGCGGCCGCCCCCTGGTGGTCTGCCACACCTCCAGCGATTTCTGCTCCCACGGGGTGGTGGCCACCGCCTCCTACGAGGCCCGCCGCTGGGGGATAAAGGCGGGCATGTCGGTGTGGGAGGCGCGCAACCGCTGTCCGCACGCCTTTTTCGTCCATGCCGACATCCCCAAGTACCTGGACAACGCCCGGCGCCTGCGGCGCATCTGCGAACGGCTCTCCCATCGTGTGGAAGTTTTTTCCATAGACGAGCTCTTCGTGGACCTCACGCCCCTGCTGCGCCGGTACCCTCCGGGGGGGAGGCGCTGGGAGGAGGCCCTGCGGGTGGGCGGGAGGCTGAAGGAGGAGATACGGCGTGAGCTGGGCCTCACCGCCTCCGTGGGCATCGGCCCCAACAAGCTGGTGGCCAAGATGGCCTCCGAGTTCCGGAAGCCGGACGGGCTGACCCTGGTCCTCCCGGAACAGCTCCCGGACATACTCGCCCCCCTCCCCGTGGACAGGCTGGTGGGGGTGGGCGCGCGCATGCGCCGCCACCTCCGGGCCATGGGCATAGAGACCGTCGGGGACCTGGCGCGCGCGCCGCGGGAGGTGCTGCAGTGGAAGTTCGGGGTGGTGGGGAGCCTGCTGTGGGAGGCGGCCCACGGCCGGGACTCCGGGCCGGTGATGCGCGGGGGCGAGGGCGAGGAGATGAGATCCTTCGGCCACAGCCTTTCCCTGCGCGGCGGCACCCGCGACCTGGAGTACCTGGAGAACACCCTGCTGGGGCTGTGCGACGCCGTCACCCGCCGCATGCGCCGGGAGGGCTACCTGGGAAGGACGGTGAGCCTGCGCCTGCGCGTCGGCTACGCCCTGGGATACGCCCGCGCCCGCACCCTGCCCGGGTACACCGACCTCCCGTCGCCGGTCTACGAGGCGGCGCGCGACCTGCTGCGGCGGGAGGCCTCCTGCGGCCTGTGGACGGAGCCGGTGACCACGGTGGGGGTCTCCGTCTCGCAGTTGCGCCGGCGGGAGGAAGGCAGGCAGGTGACCATATGGGATATCATGGACGGCAGGGAGGAGAGGCTCACCGCCGCCCTGGACGCCATCCGCGACCGTTACGGAGAGGGGGCGGTCACCCGCGCCTCCCTGCTGGGGGACTTCGCCCTCTCCGGCATGAACCTCGCCCGCTGA
- the lexA gene encoding transcriptional repressor LexA, translating to MEELTPRQEEALEFVLETLERRGYPPSVRELCEALGLSSTRGALRHLEALERKGCISRAPGARAIQVRDTLRGGVAYLPLVGEVPAGPLRYASEEVEEWLPVPARWGGKGRFLLRVKGDSMAGDGICDGDLVVVDPGADVAEGEIVVALVDGEATVKRLRRRGETVELHPSNPRYAPLRVRKGEAEVRVAGKVVSLLRERV from the coding sequence ATGGAGGAACTCACGCCCCGCCAGGAGGAGGCGCTGGAATTCGTCCTGGAAACGCTGGAGAGGAGGGGATACCCGCCCAGCGTGCGCGAGCTTTGCGAGGCCCTCGGCCTTTCCTCCACGCGGGGGGCCCTCCGGCACCTGGAGGCACTGGAGAGGAAGGGATGCATCTCCCGCGCCCCCGGCGCGCGCGCCATCCAGGTGCGGGACACGCTGCGGGGAGGCGTGGCCTACCTGCCCCTGGTGGGCGAGGTCCCGGCGGGACCGTTGCGCTATGCCTCCGAGGAGGTGGAGGAGTGGCTGCCGGTCCCCGCGCGCTGGGGAGGGAAGGGCAGGTTCCTCCTGCGGGTGAAGGGAGACAGCATGGCCGGCGACGGGATCTGCGACGGCGACCTGGTGGTGGTGGATCCCGGCGCTGACGTCGCGGAGGGGGAGATAGTGGTGGCGCTGGTGGACGGGGAAGCCACCGTGAAACGGTTGCGCCGCCGGGGGGAGACGGTGGAGCTGCATCCCTCCAATCCCCGCTACGCCCCGTTGCGGGTGAGGAAGGGGGAGGCGGAGGTGAGGGTGGCGGGAAAGGTGGTGTCGCTGCTGCGGGAGAGGGTATGA